From ANME-2 cluster archaeon, one genomic window encodes:
- a CDS encoding transcriptional regulator → MIAAEKVIKAAFESDEMFQETLSRVIKDDLRMTAAEFSKVSGIPASTLYKILSGHRDSNMKTVREIVKTIKKLEGAEHSEFIAVIAARPVLDGIIEKKMQIDSRLITIREYSATTMEEAIVAAIRAEQDGATALVCAPIVSPTVEKVLTIPVATIMPRDSLIAAIELAAKKIR, encoded by the coding sequence ATGATCGCAGCAGAAAAAGTTATTAAAGCAGCATTTGAATCAGACGAGATGTTCCAGGAAACTTTATCCAGGGTAATAAAGGATGACCTGAGAATGACTGCTGCAGAATTCAGTAAAGTTTCGGGAATACCTGCCAGTACGCTCTATAAGATACTATCGGGCCACAGGGATTCCAACATGAAGACTGTAAGGGAGATCGTGAAAACCATAAAGAAACTGGAAGGTGCTGAACATAGTGAATTTATTGCCGTTATTGCGGCCAGGCCGGTACTTGATGGCATCATTGAGAAAAAGATGCAGATAGACAGCCGGCTGATAACCATCCGCGAATATTCGGCCACGACTATGGAAGAGGCGATCGTGGCAGCCATAAGGGCAGAACAGGACGGGGCCACGGCACTGGTATGTGCCCCCATCGTAAGTCCAACAGTTGAAAAAGTGCTCACCATACCGGTTGCTACAATAATGCCAAGAGATAGCTTGATCGCTGCCATCGAGCTGGCCGCTAAAAAGATCAGGTAA
- a CDS encoding ABC transporter ATP-binding protein has protein sequence MLSIKNLNKTYHTEEGDEVVALSDINLDVADKEFVCFIGPSGCGKTTLLRITAGLEKPDSGTLTVNNEPITGPGPDRGMVFQEYSLFPWRTVLKNVTFSLELKKVPKSEREKIARNCLEHVGLSKFVDSYPHELSGGMKQRVAIARAIVNDPKVLLMDEPFGAVDAQTRNRLQHELLNIWEKKKKTVLFITHSVDEAVFLADKVVVFTARPGRIKEVISIDLPRPRERTSFEANAVREHLLATLGAEIQAAID, from the coding sequence ATGCTTTCAATAAAAAACCTCAATAAAACATACCATACCGAGGAAGGCGACGAGGTCGTTGCACTATCAGATATAAACCTTGATGTGGCTGATAAGGAATTCGTCTGCTTCATTGGTCCGTCCGGATGCGGGAAGACCACACTATTAAGGATTACGGCAGGACTTGAGAAACCTGACAGCGGGACATTGACCGTGAACAATGAGCCCATAACAGGACCCGGGCCCGACAGGGGTATGGTATTCCAGGAATATTCATTGTTCCCGTGGAGGACGGTACTTAAGAATGTTACCTTCAGTCTCGAATTGAAAAAAGTCCCGAAAAGTGAAAGGGAAAAGATCGCAAGAAACTGTCTGGAACATGTTGGGTTGTCAAAGTTTGTTGACAGTTATCCCCATGAACTGAGCGGCGGCATGAAACAGCGTGTGGCCATTGCCCGTGCAATAGTGAACGACCCTAAAGTACTGTTAATGGACGAACCTTTCGGAGCAGTTGATGCCCAGACCAGGAACAGATTGCAGCATGAATTGTTAAATATATGGGAGAAGAAGAAAAAAACCGTGCTGTTCATTACCCACAGTGTGGATGAGGCCGTATTCCTTGCAGACAAGGTGGTTGTGTTCACGGCCAGGCCCGGCAGGATAAAGGAAGTGATCAGTATCGACCTGCCCAGACCAAGAGAAAGGACCAGTTTTGAGGCAAATGCGGTCCGGGAACATTTATTAGCTACACTGGGCGCAGAAATACAGGCTGCAATAGACTAA
- a CDS encoding ABC transporter permease codes for MVQSMDIRRRILEITSVASAIIIWEITARIINKKYILPSFSEVGAAFLELVSEGELYRDTITSLNYFAIGMGAAIAVGIPLGIMMGWFKTFDKAVDPIIEIIRPIPPLAWITFAIMWFGLTKYAAGFVIFVGAVFPILVNTYTGFRNTPRVLVESGKVLGCIKNRDLIFRIALPAALPAIATGVRVGMGVGWMCVVAAELFAVSKYGLGWKIWFWNDLHHMDIVLTYMLVLGLIALVIDRLFRYIVQEWWLKWQTGVVV; via the coding sequence ATGGTACAATCCATGGATATAAGGAGACGGATACTTGAAATTACATCCGTAGCATCTGCTATCATTATATGGGAGATCACTGCAAGGATCATCAATAAAAAATATATCCTGCCCAGTTTTTCAGAAGTAGGTGCTGCTTTTTTAGAACTTGTCAGTGAGGGCGAACTATACAGGGATACAATTACCAGCCTAAACTATTTTGCCATCGGGATGGGAGCAGCCATTGCAGTCGGTATCCCCTTAGGTATCATGATGGGATGGTTCAAGACCTTTGATAAGGCAGTTGACCCGATCATCGAGATAATACGCCCCATCCCGCCACTGGCATGGATAACTTTCGCCATCATGTGGTTCGGGCTTACAAAATATGCCGCAGGATTTGTTATCTTTGTGGGAGCGGTGTTCCCCATACTTGTGAACACCTACACAGGATTCAGGAACACACCAAGGGTCCTGGTGGAATCGGGAAAGGTACTGGGTTGTATTAAAAACAGGGACCTGATCTTCAGGATCGCCCTGCCTGCGGCCCTGCCTGCGATTGCAACTGGTGTTCGTGTGGGCATGGGAGTGGGCTGGATGTGTGTAGTGGCAGCAGAACTGTTTGCCGTAAGTAAATACGGCCTTGGCTGGAAGATATGGTTCTGGAACGATCTGCACCATATGGACATAGTGCTGACATATATGCTTGTGCTTGGCCTGATCGCATTGGTGATTGACAGGCTTTTCAGGTATATCGTACAGGAATGGTGGCTGAAATGGCAGACAGGGGTTGTTGTATAG
- a CDS encoding ABC transporter substrate-binding protein: MIIQPLKILAAILITGIILVSGCTAPQEDEDEPTGLTELRFGYQPSTHQIAYMAADANGWWLEDLAPYGITSTEDKLFATGAPEMLAMLAGEIDVAYVGSTPPLSAIDQGLEAKIVAGAQTQGSDLVLANDLPYESPQDLIGLKIATFPPGTLQDTVLRKWLLDNDIDPKEDVTILGMGGAPAITALASGNVDAVFLPHPNPTVIESEGYARVVVQSGEMWPDHACCVVLVTQELIDEHPVIVEQIIRTHIKATRYIIDNPDEAAQIFSDDIGVPYNISSKSIQDWDGEWVSDPNIELATALEYAKVQYDLGYTDKLLTQDDLFDLSFYNKIIAEMDEE; this comes from the coding sequence ATGATAATACAACCATTGAAAATATTAGCCGCAATTCTAATAACCGGAATAATCCTTGTATCAGGATGTACGGCCCCCCAGGAAGATGAAGATGAACCGACCGGATTGACCGAACTTAGGTTCGGGTACCAGCCCAGTACTCACCAGATCGCATACATGGCCGCAGATGCCAATGGCTGGTGGCTGGAAGACCTGGCACCCTATGGCATTACATCCACCGAGGATAAACTGTTCGCGACCGGTGCCCCTGAAATGCTGGCCATGCTTGCAGGTGAGATCGATGTGGCTTATGTGGGGTCCACTCCGCCGCTGTCCGCAATAGACCAGGGACTTGAAGCAAAGATCGTAGCCGGGGCACAGACACAGGGTTCAGACCTGGTGCTGGCAAACGACCTGCCTTATGAGTCTCCACAGGACCTTATAGGTCTCAAGATAGCTACCTTCCCGCCCGGTACCCTGCAGGATACAGTGCTCAGGAAATGGCTTTTGGATAATGATATCGACCCGAAGGAGGATGTGACCATTCTAGGTATGGGCGGTGCACCTGCCATAACTGCACTGGCTTCAGGTAATGTGGATGCCGTATTCCTGCCCCACCCCAATCCCACTGTTATTGAGTCAGAAGGGTATGCCAGAGTAGTAGTACAATCCGGTGAGATGTGGCCCGATCATGCATGCTGTGTGGTACTTGTCACCCAGGAACTGATCGATGAGCACCCTGTCATTGTTGAGCAGATCATAAGGACTCATATCAAAGCCACCCGATATATTATAGATAATCCTGATGAAGCTGCCCAAATATTCTCAGATGATATCGGAGTGCCTTATAATATCTCAAGCAAATCCATACAGGACTGGGACGGAGAGTGGGTTAGTGATCCTAACATTGAACTGGCTACCGCACTGGAATATGCCAAAGTGCAGTATGACCTGGGATATACGGACAAACTGCTGACACAGGATGACCTGTTCGACCTGAGTTTCTACAATAAGATAATAGCTGAGATGGATGAAGAGTAA
- a CDS encoding AMP phosphorylase, giving the protein MELSVQSIDINVGKHKVVLNNQDARELGVMAGDRVRLKDHGYLTAIVDTTDDMISQGTMGAYHEVMEHIGGTGTIDITPATKPASVRTIKKIMNAQKISREEIYELVDDIVKENLSDVELAAFITATHMNCLPAQETEWLTRAMITTGEKIEFDTHPIMDKHSIGGVPGNKISLLIVPIVAAAGLLIPKTSSRAITGAGGTADLMEILAPVEFPADEIKSMTEKVGGVIVWGGATNIAPADDKLIRVEYPLSLDPSCQLLASIMAKKGAVGADCVVIDIPTGTGTKILNVEEGRAMARGLIDLGARLGMQVECAMTYGASPVGRTVGPGLEVVEALKVLETMQGPNSLIQKSVGLAGLLLEMGGATGKGEGRNMAYEILRSGKALAKLREIIEIQGGNPDVTVSDIPIGDKTAQIVAPTNGYVVEFHNKRIVEIARLAGAPNDKGAGVLIHKKKGETVEKDEPILTIHAEKEWKLTNAVNSAKKNLPIIVEGMLLETVLGHSEI; this is encoded by the coding sequence ATGGAATTATCAGTCCAATCAATTGACATTAATGTAGGCAAACACAAGGTGGTATTAAACAACCAGGACGCAAGGGAACTGGGAGTAATGGCAGGGGACAGGGTCAGGCTCAAGGACCACGGGTACCTCACTGCCATTGTCGATACTACGGATGATATGATCAGCCAGGGTACTATGGGGGCATATCATGAGGTTATGGAACACATCGGCGGGACTGGTACCATTGATATCACACCTGCCACAAAACCTGCATCAGTCAGAACTATTAAGAAAATAATGAATGCCCAAAAGATCAGCCGTGAAGAAATCTACGAGCTGGTTGACGACATCGTAAAAGAGAATCTTAGCGATGTTGAGCTGGCTGCATTCATAACAGCAACCCACATGAACTGCCTGCCTGCCCAGGAGACCGAATGGCTGACCAGGGCAATGATTACTACTGGTGAGAAGATCGAGTTTGATACCCATCCGATCATGGACAAGCACAGTATCGGGGGTGTACCAGGGAACAAGATATCACTGCTTATTGTACCCATAGTAGCAGCTGCCGGTCTACTGATACCCAAGACCAGTAGCCGGGCTATTACAGGTGCAGGAGGTACTGCTGACCTGATGGAAATACTTGCCCCTGTAGAATTCCCGGCAGATGAGATCAAATCCATGACAGAGAAAGTAGGTGGTGTTATTGTCTGGGGCGGTGCCACAAATATAGCGCCTGCTGATGATAAACTGATCAGGGTGGAATACCCGCTGTCGCTGGACCCGAGCTGCCAGTTGCTGGCTAGTATCATGGCCAAAAAAGGTGCTGTTGGTGCCGATTGTGTTGTCATAGATATTCCTACCGGGACCGGAACCAAGATATTGAATGTGGAAGAGGGCAGGGCCATGGCCAGGGGTCTTATCGACCTTGGAGCCAGGCTGGGAATGCAGGTTGAATGTGCAATGACCTATGGTGCATCGCCTGTAGGCAGGACAGTCGGCCCCGGACTGGAGGTAGTGGAGGCCCTTAAAGTGCTGGAAACTATGCAGGGTCCAAACAGCCTTATCCAGAAAAGCGTGGGTCTTGCAGGTCTGTTGCTTGAGATGGGCGGTGCCACCGGTAAGGGGGAGGGTCGGAACATGGCCTATGAGATCCTGAGGTCAGGTAAAGCACTTGCAAAATTGCGCGAGATCATAGAGATACAGGGCGGGAACCCTGATGTTACTGTAAGTGATATTCCTATCGGGGACAAAACGGCACAGATAGTAGCCCCGACCAACGGATATGTAGTAGAGTTCCATAATAAACGCATTGTTGAGATCGCCAGGCTGGCCGGTGCGCCCAATGATAAAGGGGCAGGGGTCCTGATCCATAAAAAGAAGGGTGAGACTGTTGAGAAAGACGAGCCCATACTAACGATCCATGCCGAAAAGGAATGGAAGCTTACCAATGCTGTCAACAGTGCAAAAAAAAACCTGCCTATTATAGTGGAAGGGATGTTGCTGGAAACCGTACTGGGTCACAGTGAAATATAA
- a CDS encoding sarcinarray family MAST domain-containing protein → MKIKILIFTLFIFANLNLVIAEPIENEYGTVNAWFNGKEATVENVQLKTSEPIEIKVEVTSKVKCHVATYLDNPLVSKSYQVLSGPSEIDKRIDALNVEPGWTETYTWIIAPTGEWTNGNAPINVYVQFTKAVDDYESIDFTIANPYILDEQYLGPAPTRTTSDPSSTDHPPSQGSPGFGVVGALLGIALVVMARRN, encoded by the coding sequence ATGAAAATTAAGATTTTGATATTTACGTTGTTTATATTTGCGAATTTAAATTTAGTTATTGCTGAACCGATTGAAAATGAATATGGAACAGTTAATGCATGGTTTAATGGAAAAGAGGCTACAGTTGAAAATGTTCAATTGAAAACATCTGAACCTATTGAAATAAAAGTAGAAGTAACATCTAAGGTAAAATGTCATGTTGCTACATATTTAGATAATCCTCTTGTTTCTAAGTCATATCAAGTGTTATCTGGTCCAAGTGAAATTGATAAACGCATAGATGCTTTGAATGTAGAACCAGGTTGGACAGAAACTTATACATGGATAATTGCTCCTACAGGTGAATGGACTAATGGAAATGCTCCCATTAATGTTTATGTACAATTTACTAAAGCAGTTGATGATTACGAATCAATAGATTTCACCATCGCCAATCCCTACATCCTCGACGAGCAATACTTAGGCCCCGCCCCCACCCGTACTACTTCTGACCCCTCGTCCACTGACCACCCCCCATCCCAGGGGTCGCCCGGATTCGGGGTGGTGGGTGCGCTGCTTGGGATTGCGCTTGTTGTGATGGCAAGGCGGAACTGA